A part of Fimbriiglobus ruber genomic DNA contains:
- a CDS encoding leucine-rich repeat domain-containing protein, which produces MLKIMAFALALSGLCLCSSSRADDAEDKAIAFVRELGGRVDRDEKAAGKPVIAVSLCTTQVTDADLKELATLKNLTSLDLSLTRLTGAGLRELAKLTNLTTLDLSSTNVTDAGLKELATFKNLTTLDLGKMRVTDASLKELATLTKLTTLRLHGAEMTDVGLKELATLTKLTTLDLSRTPISDVGLKELATLKNLTTLNLSFTKVTGVGLKELATLKTLTTLDLSITPMTSVGLKELGTLTNLTTLDLSHMETTDTGLKDLGTLKNLTTLRLSRTREVELKGLAILKNLTTLDLSGTPLTDAGLKEVAALTKLTSLDLGQTGVMDAGLKELAALTKLTTLDLGNTKVTSAGLKELTGFKNLTVLALYRTPVADAGLKELATLTNLTELYLADTPVTDAGLKELSTLTNLTTLMLDKTKVSDAGLKELAALKNIAHLHLSETNVTDAGLKELAALTNLTELWLNDTKVTGVGLKELAASMKLSTLIMNDTPVTDAGLKELAALKSLTTLDLSYTPTSDAGLKELATLTKLTELELTGTPVTDAGLKKLITLKNLTNLFLGGTKVTDEGLKEFRQALPNCGIILDGTRG; this is translated from the coding sequence ATGTTAAAAATTATGGCGTTCGCTCTGGCGTTGTCGGGGCTGTGTCTGTGTTCATCGTCTCGGGCCGACGACGCCGAGGACAAGGCGATCGCGTTTGTGAGGGAACTCGGCGGGAGGGTCGACCGCGACGAGAAAGCGGCCGGGAAACCGGTCATCGCCGTATCCCTGTGCACCACGCAGGTGACGGACGCAGACCTGAAGGAACTGGCCACACTTAAAAATCTCACCTCACTCGACCTGAGCCTCACGCGGCTGACGGGCGCTGGGCTGAGGGAACTGGCCAAGCTCACAAACCTCACCACACTCGACCTGTCTAGTACGAATGTGACGGACGCGGGGCTAAAGGAACTGGCCACGTTCAAGAACCTCACCACGCTCGACCTGGGCAAGATGCGGGTGACGGACGCGAGTCTGAAGGAATTGGCTACACTCACAAAACTCACCACGCTCCGCTTGCACGGCGCGGAGATGACGGACGTGGGGCTGAAGGAACTGGCCACACTCACAAAACTCACCACCCTCGATCTGTCCCGCACGCCAATATCGGACGTGGGTCTGAAGGAACTGGCCACACTTAAAAATCTCACCACACTCAACCTGTCCTTTACGAAGGTGACGGGCGTGGGGTTGAAAGAACTGGCCACACTCAAAACCCTCACCACACTCGACCTGAGCATCACGCCGATGACGAGCGTGGGGTTGAAAGAACTGGGCACGCTCACGAACCTCACCACGCTTGACTTGTCTCACATGGAGACGACGGATACAGGGCTAAAGGACCTGGGCACGCTCAAGAACCTCACCACACTCCGCCTGAGCCGCACGAGGGAGGTGGAGCTGAAAGGGCTGGCTATACTCAAAAACCTCACCACACTCGACTTGTCTGGCACCCCATTAACGGACGCGGGGTTGAAAGAAGTGGCCGCCCTCACGAAACTCACCTCGCTCGACCTGGGGCAGACGGGTGTGATGGACGCGGGGCTGAAGGAACTGGCCGCCCTCACGAAACTCACCACGCTCGACCTGGGCAACACGAAGGTAACGAGCGCGGGGCTGAAAGAACTGACCGGCTTTAAAAACCTCACCGTGCTCGCTCTGTACCGAACTCCGGTGGCGGACGCCGGGCTGAAGGAACTGGCCACGCTCACGAACCTCACCGAACTCTACCTGGCCGACACGCCGGTGACGGACGCGGGGCTGAAGGAACTGAGCACACTCACGAATCTCACCACCCTCATGCTGGACAAAACGAAAGTGTCGGACGCGGGTCTAAAAGAACTTGCTGCCCTCAAAAACATCGCCCACCTTCACCTGAGCGAGACGAATGTGACAGACGCGGGGCTGAAGGAACTGGCCGCCCTCACGAATCTCACCGAACTCTGGCTAAACGATACGAAGGTGACGGGCGTGGGGCTGAAAGAACTAGCCGCCTCCATGAAGTTATCCACCCTCATTATGAACGACACGCCGGTGACAGACGCGGGGCTGAAGGAACTGGCCGCACTCAAAAGCCTTACCACACTCGATCTGTCCTACACGCCGACGTCGGACGCGGGGCTGAAGGAATTAGCCACCCTCACGAAACTCACCGAACTCGAACTGACTGGCACACCGGTGACGGACGCGGGGCTGAAAAAACTGATTACTCTTAAGAATCTTACTAACCTATTTCTGGGCGGTACGAAGGTGACGGATGAGGGGCTGAAAGAATTCCGGCAGGCGCTCCCGAACTGCGGAATCATATTAGACGGCACAAGAGGGTAA
- a CDS encoding ATP-binding protein: protein MADLDGPGCDTRVLLLAPTSRDAVHSHRLLTAAGLGVHVCKALEDVCREVRTGAGAVVVPEEVLLRDRSMTLVAALRDQPRWSALPVIVLTAAGRTPGQTVRTLLGLGEVSFLKRPIEVEVFLTAVRSALRDRDRQYQVRDHLAEQAKGSQLLRDADRRKDEFLAMLAHELRNPLAPIRNSLALLKFGSKNPEVVTRASEMMDRQVQHLVRLVDDLLDVSRINLGKVDLRLEEIDLGDIVANAAETAAPLMTARKHRLTINRPRRPVRLRADPTRLAQVIGNLLNNAAKYTDESGHITLAFERDGIEAVVRVRDTGAGIAAEMLPRVFDLFTQADQTIDRAQGGLGVGLALVRTLVGLHGGTVRATSPGLGKGSEFFVHLPALPEIRVAEPEATAGPVPSRRPGCRILIVDDSTDAADSLAMILGLGGDEVRTVATGPAALQTAAQFRPHLVLLDLGLPGMDGYEVARRLRETTAGNRIRIAALTGYGQEEDRRRTQTAGFDHHLVKPADPTAIEKIVAEIIAAQIPKSDVVVGTGSGVVTRPDIV from the coding sequence ATGGCTGACCTGGACGGTCCCGGCTGTGACACCCGTGTCCTCCTCCTCGCGCCGACGAGCCGGGACGCGGTCCACAGTCACCGACTTCTGACGGCGGCCGGCCTCGGGGTCCACGTTTGCAAGGCGCTGGAGGACGTGTGTCGCGAGGTCCGGACCGGGGCCGGGGCCGTGGTCGTGCCCGAGGAGGTTCTTCTCCGGGACCGGTCCATGACGCTGGTTGCGGCCCTCCGGGATCAGCCCCGGTGGTCCGCCCTGCCCGTGATCGTACTCACCGCGGCGGGCCGCACCCCGGGGCAGACTGTCCGTACCTTGCTCGGGCTCGGAGAGGTGTCCTTCCTCAAGCGGCCCATCGAGGTCGAAGTGTTCCTGACGGCGGTCCGATCGGCGCTCCGCGACCGCGATCGCCAGTACCAGGTGCGGGACCACCTCGCCGAGCAGGCCAAGGGATCCCAGCTCCTCCGCGACGCCGACCGGCGGAAGGACGAATTCCTGGCCATGCTCGCCCACGAACTGCGGAACCCACTCGCTCCGATCCGGAACAGTCTGGCTCTCCTCAAGTTCGGCAGCAAGAACCCGGAAGTAGTGACCCGCGCCAGCGAGATGATGGACCGCCAGGTCCAACACCTCGTCCGGCTAGTCGACGACCTGCTCGACGTGTCCCGGATTAATCTGGGGAAGGTCGACCTCCGCCTCGAAGAAATCGACCTGGGCGACATCGTGGCGAACGCCGCCGAAACGGCCGCGCCCCTGATGACGGCGCGAAAGCACCGGCTCACGATCAACCGGCCGCGGCGCCCGGTCCGCCTGCGGGCCGACCCGACGCGGCTCGCGCAAGTCATCGGGAACCTGCTGAACAACGCGGCCAAGTACACGGACGAGAGCGGGCACATCACGCTCGCGTTCGAGCGCGACGGCATTGAGGCCGTCGTCCGCGTCCGCGACACGGGGGCGGGGATCGCGGCCGAGATGCTGCCGAGGGTGTTCGACCTGTTCACCCAAGCCGACCAGACGATCGACCGGGCGCAGGGCGGATTGGGCGTCGGCCTGGCCCTCGTTCGCACGCTGGTCGGGTTGCACGGCGGGACGGTCCGCGCGACCAGCCCCGGGCTCGGGAAAGGGAGCGAGTTCTTCGTCCACCTTCCGGCCCTCCCGGAGATCCGCGTGGCCGAGCCGGAGGCTACAGCCGGGCCTGTGCCCTCTCGTCGGCCGGGCTGTCGAATCCTGATCGTGGACGACAGCACCGACGCCGCCGACAGCCTGGCCATGATCCTCGGGCTCGGTGGCGACGAGGTCCGGACCGTCGCCACCGGCCCGGCCGCGCTGCAAACGGCCGCCCAGTTCCGGCCGCACCTCGTTCTCCTCGACCTCGGCTTGCCCGGAATGGACGGGTATGAAGTGGCCCGCCGGCTCCGCGAGACGACGGCGGGGAACCGAATTCGCATCGCGGCCCTGACGGGATACGGCCAGGAGGAAGACCGCCGGCGGACCCAGACGGCCGGCTTCGACCACCATCTGGTCAAGCCGGCCGACCCGACGGCGATCGAAAAGATCGTGGCGGAAATTATCGCGGCCCAGATCCCGAAGTCGGACGTCGTGGTGGGAACCGGCTCCGGCGTTGTCACGCGGCCCGACATCGTGTGA
- a CDS encoding ATPase domain-containing protein, with protein MVSIPTPIVRPLSTTGIRGLDDILGGGLTPNRVYLIEGNPGSGKTTLAMQYLLEGDRAGEPGIYITLSETKAELLDVAASHGWAPTGIEIVELTAQEEELEPDNQYTMFQPAEVELGLTIKTILAAVERVKPTRVVVDSLSEMRLLAQNPLRYRRQILALKQFFVGRECTVLLLDDKTSEAHDLQLQSIAHGVLSLENLSPEYGADRRRLRVTKLRGQTYRGGYHDFKITTGGLDVFPRLVAAEHVSQVDRSRLESTCAPLDALMCGGIDRGTSVLLVGPAGSGKSSIAISYAYAAAMRGERSALFVFDERVDTLLRRAAGLGMDLGPHIASGHLTLQAVDPAELSPGEFAHVVRRAVDGADGHAPAKIIVVDSLNGYLHAMPEERFLTSQVHELLTFLGHKGVVTFLVLAQHGMVGRMKSPVDTTYLADTVLLLRYFEAGGNVRRALSVVKKRTGAHERMIRELWLDGGIRIGEPLAEFQGVLTGTPIYRGRVVPGGEPDHG; from the coding sequence ATGGTTTCGATACCCACTCCGATCGTTCGTCCACTTTCGACCACCGGCATCCGGGGGCTGGACGATATTCTTGGCGGTGGCCTCACGCCGAATCGCGTTTACCTGATCGAAGGCAACCCGGGGTCCGGCAAGACGACGCTCGCGATGCAATACCTGCTCGAAGGAGACCGCGCGGGCGAGCCCGGGATCTATATCACCTTGTCCGAGACGAAGGCCGAACTCCTCGATGTCGCCGCGTCGCACGGGTGGGCTCCCACCGGCATCGAGATCGTCGAACTGACGGCCCAGGAAGAAGAACTGGAGCCGGACAACCAGTACACCATGTTTCAGCCGGCCGAGGTCGAACTCGGGCTCACGATCAAAACGATTCTGGCGGCCGTCGAGCGGGTCAAACCGACCCGGGTCGTCGTCGACTCGCTCTCGGAAATGCGGCTCCTCGCCCAGAACCCCCTCCGCTACCGCCGCCAGATATTAGCCCTCAAACAGTTCTTCGTCGGCCGCGAATGCACCGTGCTGCTTCTGGACGACAAGACCTCCGAGGCTCACGACCTGCAACTCCAGAGCATCGCCCACGGAGTTCTCAGCCTGGAGAACCTGTCCCCAGAATACGGGGCCGATCGCCGGCGCCTTCGGGTCACGAAGTTGCGCGGGCAGACGTACCGCGGTGGGTACCACGATTTCAAAATCACGACCGGCGGGCTCGACGTCTTCCCCCGCCTCGTCGCCGCCGAACACGTCAGCCAAGTCGACCGCAGTCGCCTGGAGAGTACGTGCGCTCCACTGGACGCCCTCATGTGCGGCGGCATCGACCGCGGGACGAGCGTCCTCCTCGTCGGCCCCGCCGGGAGTGGCAAGTCTTCGATCGCGATCAGCTACGCTTACGCAGCCGCCATGCGCGGGGAGCGGTCGGCTCTGTTCGTGTTCGACGAGCGGGTGGATACCTTGTTGCGCCGCGCGGCCGGCTTGGGCATGGACCTCGGCCCGCACATCGCGTCCGGACACTTGACCCTCCAGGCGGTCGACCCGGCGGAACTCTCGCCCGGGGAGTTTGCCCACGTCGTCCGCCGTGCCGTCGACGGCGCCGACGGTCACGCACCGGCCAAGATCATCGTCGTCGACAGCTTGAACGGGTATTTACACGCGATGCCCGAGGAGCGGTTCTTGACTTCTCAGGTCCACGAACTGCTGACGTTCCTGGGTCACAAGGGGGTCGTGACGTTCCTCGTCCTCGCTCAGCACGGGATGGTCGGCCGGATGAAATCCCCGGTCGACACCACGTACCTCGCCGACACGGTCCTCTTACTCCGATACTTCGAGGCAGGGGGTAACGTCCGCCGCGCCTTGTCGGTGGTCAAGAAGCGGACCGGCGCCCACGAGCGGATGATCCGCGAATTGTGGCTCGACGGCGGCATCCGGATCGGGGAACCGCTCGCGGAATTCCAGGGCGTACTCACGGGCACGCCCATTTACCGGGGCCGGGTGGTCCCGGGCGGGGAGCCGGATCATGGCTGA
- the hpnC gene encoding squalene synthase HpnC, translating into MPWDFAAELTRWGPAAGDTPVSPAAARAYCARVTRAHYENFTVASALLPRRLVPHFHAVYAYCRWADDLADETAGGAATLALLDWWRGELHACYAGEPRHPVMVALRETVRRFAIPAEPFLDLLLAFEQDQRVKQYATFADLLGYCRNSANPVGRLVLHLFECYSPVRAALSDEVCTGLQLANFWQDVARDYDVGRVYLPAEDRARFGYANADLAARRFTPAFADLLRFEVTRTREFFDRGSALLPLLPRPARVDVDLFVRGGRAVLSSIERAGFDVWTRRPVVSKQRKLGLLFSALWSNLTAG; encoded by the coding sequence ATGCCCTGGGACTTCGCCGCCGAGCTAACGCGGTGGGGGCCCGCGGCGGGTGACACCCCGGTGTCACCCGCCGCCGCCCGCGCGTACTGCGCGCGGGTGACGCGGGCGCACTACGAGAACTTCACCGTCGCCTCGGCCCTCCTGCCCCGCCGGCTCGTCCCGCACTTCCACGCCGTCTACGCCTACTGCCGCTGGGCCGACGACCTGGCTGACGAAACCGCGGGTGGCGCGGCCACGCTCGCTCTGCTCGACTGGTGGCGGGGCGAGTTGCATGCGTGTTACGCCGGCGAGCCGCGGCACCCGGTCATGGTCGCACTCCGCGAGACCGTCCGCCGGTTCGCCATCCCGGCGGAGCCCTTCCTCGACCTCCTACTCGCGTTCGAACAAGACCAGCGGGTCAAGCAATACGCCACGTTCGCCGACCTGCTCGGGTACTGCCGGAACTCGGCGAACCCGGTCGGCCGTCTCGTGCTGCACCTGTTCGAGTGTTATTCGCCCGTCCGAGCCGCCCTCTCGGACGAGGTCTGCACCGGCCTCCAACTGGCGAACTTCTGGCAGGACGTCGCCCGCGATTACGACGTCGGCCGGGTCTACCTGCCCGCCGAGGACCGCGCCCGCTTCGGGTACGCGAACGCGGATCTGGCCGCCCGGCGGTTCACACCCGCGTTCGCCGACCTGCTCCGCTTCGAAGTCACCCGAACGCGGGAATTCTTCGATCGCGGCTCGGCCTTGCTTCCGCTCCTCCCGCGCCCGGCCCGCGTCGACGTGGACCTATTCGTGCGCGGCGGTCGGGCTGTTCTCTCGTCGATCGAGCGAGCCGGGTTCGATGTCTGGACGCGACGGCCGGTTGTGTCCAAGCAGCGGAAATTGGGGTTATTGTTCTCCGCTCTTTGGTCGAACCTGACCGCCGGCTGA
- a CDS encoding PhoPQ-activated pathogenicity-related family protein, which yields MHIRLRPLAVATFFALVAVAAPAPAQQVMPAAPPDLGVYVKKADDSFSWKLVDKTETPTGTLYNLEIISQTWQGIKWDHELQIALPKGGRPTETMLLWNQGGKSGPSSKLLTMLLAEKIKAPVAFLYGVPKQPLFGGKKEDALIAETFVRYLETKDSSWPLLFPMVKSVVKSMDAIQAFAKEEWKFEVGHFVVTGASKRGWTSWLTAATGDTRVKAIAPLVIDTLNMPAQMVNQVAAFGKPSEMIHDYVERKLTPIPNTPEAKKLWAMIDPWVYRAHLTVPKMIINGANDPYWPLDALNSYWADLPGEKHVLYVPNAGHDLREMESDGKKQLFPMRAVNTMSAFAREQVFGKPLPKLTWTYKDSTLEVDSAPAAKVVRLWQVDSDTKDFRPQHWSAIKEVAAPAAKTAFEFAAPAKGFRAVLGEAEYEVDGLTFTLSTQVRILEAKK from the coding sequence TTGCACATTCGGCTCCGACCCCTCGCGGTCGCCACGTTCTTTGCGCTGGTCGCGGTCGCGGCACCCGCCCCGGCACAGCAGGTGATGCCCGCCGCCCCGCCGGACCTGGGCGTCTACGTCAAGAAGGCCGACGATTCGTTCTCCTGGAAGCTCGTGGACAAGACCGAGACGCCCACGGGGACACTCTACAACCTCGAAATCATTTCTCAGACGTGGCAGGGCATCAAGTGGGATCACGAGCTGCAAATCGCACTTCCGAAAGGCGGGAGGCCGACCGAAACGATGCTCCTGTGGAACCAGGGCGGCAAGTCGGGGCCGTCGAGCAAGCTCCTGACCATGCTGCTAGCCGAGAAGATCAAGGCCCCGGTCGCGTTCCTGTACGGCGTCCCCAAGCAGCCGCTGTTCGGCGGCAAGAAGGAAGACGCCCTCATCGCTGAGACGTTCGTCCGCTACCTGGAAACGAAAGATTCGTCGTGGCCGCTACTCTTCCCGATGGTCAAGAGCGTGGTCAAGTCGATGGACGCGATCCAGGCGTTCGCCAAGGAGGAGTGGAAGTTCGAGGTCGGGCACTTTGTGGTGACGGGAGCCTCCAAGCGCGGGTGGACGAGCTGGCTGACCGCTGCCACCGGTGACACCCGGGTGAAGGCGATCGCGCCCCTCGTGATCGACACGCTGAACATGCCGGCCCAGATGGTGAATCAAGTGGCGGCGTTCGGCAAGCCGAGCGAAATGATCCACGACTACGTCGAGCGGAAGCTCACGCCGATCCCGAACACGCCCGAGGCGAAGAAGCTCTGGGCGATGATCGACCCGTGGGTCTACCGCGCCCACCTGACCGTGCCCAAGATGATCATCAACGGGGCCAACGACCCGTACTGGCCGCTCGACGCCCTCAACAGTTATTGGGCCGACCTGCCGGGCGAGAAGCACGTCCTGTACGTCCCGAACGCCGGTCACGACCTCCGCGAGATGGAGTCGGACGGCAAGAAGCAACTCTTCCCGATGCGGGCCGTCAACACGATGTCCGCGTTCGCCCGCGAGCAGGTATTCGGCAAGCCGCTGCCGAAGCTGACGTGGACGTACAAGGACTCGACCCTCGAAGTCGATTCCGCCCCGGCCGCCAAGGTCGTCCGGCTCTGGCAGGTCGATTCGGACACCAAGGATTTCCGCCCCCAGCACTGGTCGGCCATCAAGGAAGTGGCCGCCCCGGCCGCGAAGACTGCATTCGAATTCGCGGCTCCCGCGAAAGGCTTCCGGGCCGTACTGGGCGAGGCCGAATACGAGGTCGACGGGCTGACATTCACGCTGTCGACGCAGGTCCGCATCCTCGAAGCGAAGAAGTAG
- a CDS encoding flagellar hook-basal body complex protein FliE translates to MTEAEWLAATDPVAMLEIVQDGTSDRKLRLLACAACRRVWDAMGDERSQDAVVAAERFADGSLPAAVFDEVRNAVVEAYHEHSRPSNEVANAVMLAACIVTLDSLMPSKDVAPSYLLDVLDVLRCTAVAAQRPGEPAAQADLFREIFGNPFRPVTPDPAWLTSTVTALSRQMYVDRAFDRMPILADALQDAGCDNDDVLSHCRGAGPHVRGCWVLDWVLREEQTPRTRRPPADGP, encoded by the coding sequence ATGACCGAGGCGGAATGGCTGGCGGCGACCGATCCGGTGGCGATGCTGGAGATCGTTCAAGACGGCACGAGCGACCGGAAGCTGCGGCTGCTCGCTTGCGCCGCCTGCCGACGGGTGTGGGACGCAATGGGCGACGAGCGGAGCCAGGACGCCGTGGTAGCCGCGGAGCGGTTCGCCGATGGCTCGTTGCCAGCAGCCGTGTTCGACGAGGTGAGGAACGCGGTCGTAGAGGCGTACCACGAGCACAGCCGCCCGAGCAATGAGGTGGCCAATGCGGTGATGCTCGCGGCGTGCATCGTGACCTTGGACAGCCTCATGCCGTCCAAGGATGTCGCGCCGTCCTACCTCCTGGATGTCCTTGATGTCCTTCGATGCACCGCTGTGGCGGCTCAACGCCCGGGCGAACCGGCGGCCCAGGCAGATCTGTTCCGCGAGATCTTTGGCAACCCGTTCCGGCCCGTGACGCCTGACCCCGCGTGGCTCACATCGACAGTCACCGCTCTCTCTCGGCAAATGTACGTCGACCGCGCCTTCGACCGCATGCCCATCCTGGCGGACGCCCTTCAGGACGCCGGCTGCGACAACGACGACGTACTCAGTCACTGCCGCGGCGCCGGGCCTCACGTCCGAGGGTGTTGGGTACTCGATTGGGTGTTGCGAGAGGAACAAACACCCAGAACTCGGCGACCACCGGCTGACGGCCCATAA